A portion of the Pseudarthrobacter defluvii genome contains these proteins:
- a CDS encoding aminodeoxychorismate lyase translates to MTSPAPVVLLFLDPAFPDGRAADASQPQLLVTDLGVTRGDGVFETMLAVGGSVRKMQAHLDRLAGSAAALDLDIPDQDAWRRAIAAAVARHRSENPPADPAADELVVKLVVTRGVEGAPAPTAWVQASPAGAAGRRQRETGIDVILLDRGYDSDVAERAPWLLLGAKTLSYAVNMAALRYAHKQGADDVIFLSSDGRVLEGPTSTVLLAHAGKSDDGTPVKRLITPQLDSGILPGTSQGALFAAAKAAGWELGYGPLEPQDLLDADAVWLISSVRLLAPVNTIDGKQIGSPSLQKELTAELSGLFAGIQ, encoded by the coding sequence ATGACCTCTCCAGCCCCAGTGGTTCTCCTTTTCCTCGATCCCGCATTTCCTGACGGCAGGGCGGCCGACGCGTCCCAACCCCAGTTGCTGGTCACGGATCTTGGGGTTACAAGGGGCGACGGCGTCTTCGAAACCATGCTGGCGGTGGGCGGGTCGGTGCGGAAAATGCAGGCCCACCTGGACCGGCTGGCAGGCTCCGCCGCAGCCCTGGACCTGGACATCCCGGACCAGGACGCGTGGCGGCGTGCCATTGCCGCTGCCGTGGCCCGGCACCGGTCAGAGAACCCGCCGGCAGACCCTGCCGCCGATGAACTGGTGGTCAAGCTGGTGGTGACCCGCGGCGTGGAGGGCGCCCCCGCTCCCACGGCCTGGGTGCAGGCATCGCCCGCCGGGGCAGCCGGCCGCCGGCAGCGCGAAACGGGCATCGACGTCATCCTCCTTGACCGCGGCTACGACAGCGACGTGGCCGAACGGGCACCCTGGCTGCTCCTGGGCGCCAAGACTCTTTCCTACGCCGTCAACATGGCAGCGCTCCGCTATGCGCACAAGCAGGGCGCGGACGACGTCATCTTCCTGTCCTCCGACGGCCGCGTCCTGGAGGGCCCCACGTCCACGGTCCTGCTGGCGCATGCGGGAAAGTCCGACGACGGCACGCCGGTGAAGCGCCTCATCACACCCCAGCTGGACAGCGGCATCCTCCCTGGAACCTCCCAGGGCGCCCTTTTCGCTGCCGCGAAGGCGGCGGGCTGGGAGCTGGGCTACGGCCCGCTGGAACCGCAGGACCTCCTGGACGCGGATGCGGTCTGGCTGATCTCCAGCGTCCGCCTGCTTGCTCCCGTGAACACGATCGACGGAAAGCAGATCGGCAGCCCCTCCCTCCAGAAGGAGCTGACTGCAGAGTTGAGCGGGCTCTTCGCGGGCATCCAGTAG
- the cls gene encoding cardiolipin synthase — MLWPFSLAGTAPTWVVVLLGFADLAIRVLALGIIPGNRRPTTAMAWLLGIFFIPFVGIVLFLLFGNFQLSRRRRAQQQLVNDRVQAGITALSDVESDYPGPEWVKSASELNRTLGSLPMVDGNTVDLIPGYPDSILEMTKAVRKAKKFVNAEFYIMSSDHVTNDLLTALEEAAERGVEVRILFDHIGTLRIQGYRKLLKRLKAGKIQWKRMLPLLPIHGQWRRPDLRNHRKIMVVDGEIAFTGSQNLIEPSYNNPRHRKAGREWVELMACLRGPIVTTLNVVFATDWLSETDESLEHQLQLPSDPHPGGITAQVVPSGPGFITENNLRLFNTLIYSAQHRISICSPYFVPDDSLLYAITTAAQRGVDVELFVSEKGDQFLVHHAQRSYYEALLEAGVRIYLYKAPFVLHAKHFTIDDEVAVLGSSNMDMRSFSLNLEVSVMLLGEDIVNKMRAVEDTYRDISHELKLADWLNRPLAARYVDNVARLTATVQ; from the coding sequence GTGTTGTGGCCTTTTTCGCTTGCCGGCACCGCGCCCACGTGGGTGGTGGTCCTCCTGGGCTTTGCCGACCTGGCCATCAGGGTCCTGGCCCTGGGCATCATTCCCGGCAACAGGCGCCCCACCACGGCCATGGCCTGGCTGCTGGGGATTTTCTTCATTCCTTTCGTCGGCATCGTCCTGTTCCTACTGTTCGGCAATTTCCAGCTGTCCCGCCGGCGGCGCGCGCAGCAGCAGCTGGTCAACGACCGGGTACAGGCAGGCATCACGGCGCTGTCGGATGTAGAAAGCGACTACCCCGGCCCGGAGTGGGTCAAGTCCGCCTCTGAGCTCAACCGCACCCTGGGGTCGCTGCCCATGGTGGACGGCAACACGGTGGACCTCATTCCCGGTTACCCGGACTCCATCCTGGAAATGACGAAGGCTGTGCGGAAGGCGAAGAAGTTCGTCAATGCCGAGTTCTACATCATGAGCTCGGACCACGTCACCAACGATCTCCTCACCGCCCTGGAGGAAGCGGCCGAGCGCGGCGTCGAAGTGCGCATCCTGTTCGACCACATCGGCACGCTGCGCATCCAGGGGTACAGGAAGCTGCTCAAGCGGCTCAAGGCGGGCAAGATCCAGTGGAAGCGGATGCTGCCCCTCCTGCCCATCCACGGTCAGTGGCGCCGCCCGGACCTCCGCAACCACCGCAAGATCATGGTGGTGGACGGTGAAATTGCATTCACGGGGTCGCAGAACCTGATCGAGCCCTCCTACAACAACCCCCGCCACCGCAAGGCAGGCCGCGAATGGGTGGAGCTGATGGCATGCCTGCGCGGACCCATCGTCACCACCCTGAACGTCGTGTTTGCCACGGACTGGCTGAGCGAAACCGACGAATCACTGGAACACCAGCTGCAGCTTCCCTCGGATCCGCATCCCGGTGGCATCACGGCCCAGGTGGTGCCCAGCGGCCCGGGGTTCATCACCGAAAACAACCTGCGGCTGTTCAACACCCTCATTTACTCGGCGCAGCACCGGATCTCCATCTGCAGCCCCTACTTCGTTCCGGACGATTCCCTGCTGTACGCCATCACCACGGCGGCCCAGCGGGGCGTTGACGTGGAGCTGTTCGTGTCCGAAAAGGGCGACCAGTTCCTGGTCCACCACGCCCAGCGGTCCTATTACGAGGCCCTCCTGGAAGCCGGCGTGCGCATCTACCTGTACAAGGCCCCGTTCGTGCTGCACGCAAAGCACTTCACCATTGACGACGAAGTGGCCGTCCTGGGCTCCAGCAACATGGACATGCGGTCCTTCTCACTGAACCTTGAGGTGTCCGTGATGCTCCTGGGCGAGGACATCGTGAACAAGATGCGCGCGGTGGAGGACACCTACCGGGACATATCCCATGAGCTCAAGCTGGCGGACTGGCTCAACCGCCCGCTCGCTGCGCGCTACGTGGACAATGTGGCCCGGCTGACGGCCACCGTGCAATAG
- a CDS encoding multidrug effflux MFS transporter, whose product MTDSSHPRTTSKQAPRSFKYVLMLGALAALPALTTDMYLPSLPAVEADLHTTQTAAQLTLSGTLVGAGFGQLVIGPFSDRFGRRLPLIIGITLHVAISLLCSMTPNIETLTGLRVLQGFFNAAAAVVALAVIRDRFVGSAAAQLLSRLMLVIGVAPLLAPTVGQAIAGAWNWRAVFYALALIGVVLVAIVLKFMPETLPEDRRSPGHPKHVARAYWALLRDRHFMALAVIPGLGLALIMSYVVGSPFVFQNEYGLTAQQFALVFALNGAALVLSAQLNAALVKKFPPVRLLRTALLVQLVLALLLLVVVATGAGGAFGAVAGLWLVLSMQGMVPANASVLALHNYGHMAGTAAAVIGALQSGVAGLVSPLVGVLGGNSLSMVIVMIGSCALAVTVLAVGTPAYRKGGWAEHAGRDDGQRVSADD is encoded by the coding sequence GTGACGGACTCCTCCCATCCCCGCACCACCAGCAAGCAGGCACCGCGCAGCTTCAAATATGTCCTCATGCTGGGCGCCCTGGCCGCGCTTCCGGCACTCACCACGGACATGTACCTGCCCTCGCTGCCCGCCGTGGAAGCCGATCTTCACACCACCCAGACCGCGGCCCAGCTGACATTGTCCGGAACCCTGGTCGGGGCAGGGTTCGGCCAGCTGGTGATCGGCCCGTTCTCGGACCGGTTCGGGCGGCGGCTTCCGCTCATCATCGGCATTACCCTGCACGTGGCCATCTCGCTGCTGTGCTCCATGACCCCAAACATCGAAACGCTGACGGGGCTGCGGGTGCTGCAGGGCTTCTTCAATGCGGCCGCCGCGGTGGTGGCACTCGCCGTGATCCGTGACCGCTTTGTTGGCTCGGCTGCCGCCCAGCTGCTCTCCCGGTTGATGCTGGTGATCGGCGTGGCGCCGCTCCTTGCCCCCACCGTGGGGCAGGCCATCGCCGGGGCCTGGAACTGGCGTGCCGTCTTCTACGCGCTGGCACTCATCGGGGTGGTCCTGGTGGCAATCGTCCTGAAGTTCATGCCGGAGACGCTGCCGGAGGACCGGCGCAGTCCCGGCCACCCCAAGCACGTTGCCAGGGCCTACTGGGCGCTGCTGCGGGACAGGCACTTCATGGCGCTGGCCGTCATTCCCGGGCTGGGGCTGGCCCTGATCATGAGCTATGTGGTGGGGTCGCCCTTCGTCTTCCAAAACGAGTACGGCCTCACCGCCCAGCAGTTTGCCCTCGTCTTCGCACTCAACGGCGCCGCGCTTGTCCTGTCGGCCCAGCTCAACGCCGCCTTGGTCAAGAAATTCCCGCCGGTACGCCTCCTGCGCACCGCACTGCTGGTCCAGCTGGTCCTGGCCCTGCTGCTGCTCGTGGTGGTGGCAACGGGTGCCGGCGGAGCATTCGGGGCAGTCGCAGGCCTCTGGCTGGTGCTGTCGATGCAGGGCATGGTCCCGGCGAACGCCTCAGTCCTGGCACTGCACAATTACGGCCACATGGCGGGAACCGCGGCAGCGGTGATCGGCGCCCTTCAGTCCGGGGTGGCCGGACTCGTCAGCCCACTGGTGGGGGTCCTGGGCGGGAATTCGCTGTCGATGGTCATCGTCATGATCGGCAGCTGCGCCCTGGCGGTGACGGTGCTAGCCGTGGGAACGCCCGCCTACCGGAAGGGCGGCTGGGCGGAACATGCAGGGCGCGACGACGGCCAGCGGGTAAGTGCCGACGACTAG
- a CDS encoding DUF1737 domain-containing protein, which translates to MSDAPAPDERLSYRLITGADTREFCERISAALADGYVLHGSPAATFNGTTVIVAQAIVLPAAIASADAAVATAVDELEGEFDGEGHA; encoded by the coding sequence GTGTCTGACGCACCCGCCCCTGACGAAAGACTGTCCTACCGCCTGATTACCGGCGCGGACACCCGTGAGTTCTGCGAGCGGATCTCCGCTGCACTCGCCGACGGGTACGTGCTGCACGGCAGCCCTGCGGCAACCTTCAACGGCACCACCGTCATCGTGGCGCAGGCCATCGTCCTTCCGGCCGCCATCGCCTCGGCGGATGCCGCCGTGGCCACTGCCGTGGACGAGCTCGAGGGCGAGTTCGACGGCGAGGGCCACGCATGA
- a CDS encoding O-succinylhomoserine sulfhydrylase — MSFNQDAPGWNPDTQAVRGGLDRSNFQETSEAIFLNSGFVYESAAAAERAFTGEDERFVYSRYGNPSVATFQERLRLLEGTEACFATASGMSAVFTALGALLAAGDRVVAARSLFGSCFVVLNEILPRWGVETVFVDGPDLDQWREALSKPTTAVFFESPSNPMQEIVDIAAVSELAHAAGATVVADNVFATPLLQRCGDLGADVIVYSGTKHIDGQGRVMGGAILGTKEFIEGPVKQLMRHTGPALSPFNAWVLTKGLETMGLRVNHSSATALRLAEWLEEQPAVSWVKYPLLKSHPQYGLAAKQMSAGGTVLTLELAPSGGRSGKEAAFALLDGLRIIDISNNLGDSKSLITHPATTTHRAMGPEGRAAIGLSDGVVRLSVGLEDPDDLIRDLEQALKQI; from the coding sequence GTGAGCTTCAACCAAGACGCCCCCGGCTGGAACCCCGACACCCAGGCAGTCCGCGGCGGGCTGGACCGCAGCAACTTCCAGGAAACGTCGGAGGCCATCTTCCTCAACTCCGGCTTCGTCTACGAATCCGCGGCCGCTGCTGAACGCGCCTTCACCGGCGAGGATGAGCGCTTCGTCTACTCCCGCTATGGCAACCCGTCCGTGGCCACCTTCCAGGAACGGCTCCGGCTGCTCGAAGGCACTGAAGCATGCTTCGCGACGGCGTCGGGCATGTCCGCGGTGTTCACGGCCCTGGGTGCCCTGCTGGCAGCCGGCGACCGGGTAGTGGCCGCACGCTCGCTGTTCGGTTCCTGCTTCGTAGTCCTGAACGAGATCCTGCCCCGATGGGGTGTGGAGACGGTGTTCGTCGACGGGCCGGACCTGGACCAGTGGCGCGAAGCGCTCTCCAAGCCCACCACGGCTGTCTTCTTCGAATCCCCGTCCAACCCCATGCAGGAAATCGTGGACATCGCCGCTGTCAGCGAACTGGCGCACGCCGCCGGGGCCACCGTGGTGGCGGACAACGTCTTCGCCACTCCCCTACTGCAGCGCTGCGGGGACCTCGGCGCCGACGTCATCGTCTACTCGGGCACCAAGCACATCGACGGCCAGGGCCGGGTGATGGGCGGTGCCATCCTGGGCACCAAGGAGTTCATCGAGGGACCCGTGAAGCAGCTGATGCGACACACCGGCCCCGCGCTGTCCCCATTCAATGCCTGGGTCCTGACCAAGGGCCTGGAAACCATGGGCCTCCGCGTCAACCACTCCTCCGCCACCGCCCTCCGGCTGGCCGAGTGGCTGGAGGAGCAACCGGCCGTGAGCTGGGTGAAGTATCCGCTGCTGAAGTCGCACCCGCAGTACGGGCTGGCGGCGAAGCAGATGAGCGCGGGCGGGACCGTCCTGACGCTGGAGCTTGCTCCTTCGGGTGGGCGCTCCGGTAAGGAGGCCGCCTTCGCCCTGCTGGACGGGCTGCGGATCATCGACATCTCCAACAACCTGGGCGATTCCAAGTCCCTGATCACCCATCCCGCCACCACCACCCACCGCGCCATGGGACCGGAGGGACGGGCTGCCATTGGGCTCAGCGACGGCGTGGTCCGTCTCTCCGTGGGGCTTGAGGACCCGGACGACCTCATCCGCGACCTGGAACAGGCTCTGAAGCAGATCTAG
- a CDS encoding rhodanese-like domain-containing protein: protein MSYAGDLTPQEAWAKLEQGAVLVDVRTEGEWAHIGIPDTKATDNDPLFIQWTFPGGIPNPDFIKDLTNQAPEDPQAELVFLCRSGKRSIAAATAATQAGFTAYSVLEGFEGDPDRFGERTVNGWKNRGLPTNLGKN, encoded by the coding sequence ATGAGCTACGCCGGAGACCTGACGCCGCAGGAAGCCTGGGCCAAGCTGGAGCAGGGCGCCGTCCTGGTGGATGTCCGCACCGAGGGCGAATGGGCCCACATCGGCATCCCCGACACCAAGGCCACAGACAACGACCCCCTGTTCATCCAGTGGACCTTCCCCGGCGGCATCCCCAACCCGGACTTCATCAAGGACCTGACGAACCAGGCACCGGAGGATCCCCAGGCGGAACTGGTGTTCCTGTGCCGCTCCGGCAAGCGCTCCATCGCCGCGGCCACCGCCGCCACCCAGGCGGGTTTCACCGCCTACAGCGTCCTCGAGGGCTTCGAAGGCGATCCCGACCGCTTCGGCGAGCGGACCGTCAATGGCTGGAAAAACCGCGGCCTGCCCACCAACCTCGGAAAGAACTAA
- a CDS encoding glutamate--cysteine ligase 2: protein MRTFGVEEELLIVDPESGEPLALADALLASHRVAADDLPVDPDAHHAGTHRDYDDEMGLSAELKLEQIETQTRPCVDYGSLLEQIRAGRALADQAARKHGARVAALATSPVASPSHTTPDPRYARMLERFGLTAQEQLTCGFHVHTYIESPEEGVAVLDRIRDKLAVLTALSANSPFWNGVPTGFESYRTQAWNRWPTAGPAGIYGTYPTYRRVVARLLETGVMLDEGMVYFDARLSRNHPTVEVRVADVCLRAEDAALIAVLVRALVESASREWREDVDPAPVPTVLLRMASWQASSEGLSGELLDFGNFRPAPAADVARSLVDYLAPVLQEQGELALARQGVEDIIARGTGAAEQRRARDNALAGPPPGDMGFGAVVRQAVNVTMRGALDLSEVAATPELLRVRQS from the coding sequence ATGCGTACGTTCGGCGTAGAGGAAGAACTCCTGATCGTTGATCCGGAGTCCGGAGAACCGCTTGCGCTGGCTGACGCCCTCCTTGCCAGCCATCGCGTTGCGGCGGACGATCTCCCCGTCGATCCTGACGCCCATCACGCCGGGACCCACAGGGATTACGACGACGAGATGGGCCTGAGTGCCGAGCTGAAGCTTGAGCAGATCGAGACGCAGACCCGGCCTTGCGTGGACTATGGCAGCCTCTTGGAACAGATCCGCGCGGGCCGTGCCCTGGCGGACCAGGCGGCCCGGAAGCATGGTGCAAGGGTGGCGGCCCTCGCCACGTCGCCGGTGGCATCTCCCAGCCACACAACGCCGGACCCGCGCTACGCAAGGATGCTGGAACGCTTTGGCCTCACTGCGCAGGAGCAGCTGACCTGCGGCTTCCACGTCCACACCTACATCGAATCGCCGGAAGAAGGCGTGGCCGTCCTGGACCGCATCCGCGACAAGCTGGCCGTGCTGACGGCACTGAGCGCCAACTCGCCGTTCTGGAACGGCGTACCCACGGGGTTCGAAAGCTACCGGACCCAGGCATGGAACCGGTGGCCGACGGCCGGACCGGCAGGCATTTACGGAACGTACCCCACCTACCGGCGGGTGGTGGCCCGGCTGCTGGAAACCGGCGTCATGCTCGATGAGGGCATGGTCTACTTCGACGCCCGCTTGTCCCGCAACCATCCCACCGTCGAGGTACGGGTGGCGGACGTCTGCCTCCGGGCCGAGGACGCGGCCCTCATTGCGGTCCTGGTCCGGGCGCTGGTGGAATCAGCAAGCAGGGAGTGGCGCGAGGACGTTGATCCTGCACCCGTTCCCACGGTTCTTTTGCGGATGGCTTCCTGGCAGGCCAGCAGTGAAGGGCTCAGCGGCGAACTCCTGGATTTCGGCAACTTCCGTCCTGCCCCCGCTGCGGACGTGGCCCGTTCACTGGTGGACTACCTGGCTCCCGTCCTGCAGGAACAGGGCGAGCTGGCCCTTGCCCGGCAGGGTGTAGAGGACATCATCGCCCGCGGGACGGGGGCAGCCGAACAACGCCGCGCCCGTGACAATGCCCTGGCCGGTCCGCCGCCCGGGGACATGGGGTTCGGGGCCGTGGTGAGGCAGGCCGTGAACGTGACCATGCGCGGAGCGCTTGATCTCTCCGAAGTGGCGGCCACTCCCGAGCTGCTGCGGGTCCGCCAATCCTGA
- a CDS encoding TetR/AcrR family transcriptional regulator C-terminal domain-containing protein: protein MASADTSGPGSPKTRLSRDIVLAKALELVDAEGLEALSMRRLGQELGRDPMSLYRYAENRAALLDGVAELVLDQLSIDAGDPDWKAQLRVLAHELRGLALEHPNVVPLLVTRPLSTPLGLRPLGTLRPLEQILSLLVAAGFKPADALHVYRAYYGFLYGHILNELQEYVVDPEENEVLLRLGLHRLPAKEFPRLRALAPALAEYDGAAELDQGLTILLSGLEAQLSRQAARSGA, encoded by the coding sequence ATGGCTTCCGCCGATACTTCCGGGCCCGGCTCGCCCAAAACGAGGCTCAGCAGGGACATCGTGCTGGCCAAAGCCCTGGAACTGGTTGACGCCGAAGGCCTGGAAGCGCTGAGCATGCGGCGGCTGGGGCAGGAACTCGGCAGGGATCCCATGAGCCTGTACCGGTATGCCGAAAACCGCGCCGCCCTGCTCGACGGCGTGGCAGAGCTTGTCCTCGACCAGCTCTCAATCGATGCCGGGGACCCGGACTGGAAAGCGCAGCTGCGGGTCCTTGCCCACGAGCTGCGCGGCCTGGCACTTGAGCACCCCAACGTTGTGCCCTTGCTGGTGACGCGGCCCCTGTCCACTCCGCTGGGCCTGCGGCCGCTGGGCACGCTGCGGCCGCTGGAGCAAATCCTGTCCCTGCTGGTGGCGGCAGGATTCAAGCCGGCCGATGCGCTCCACGTCTACCGCGCCTACTACGGCTTCCTCTACGGGCACATCCTCAACGAGCTGCAGGAGTACGTGGTGGACCCGGAAGAAAACGAGGTGCTGCTGCGGCTGGGGCTCCACCGCCTGCCTGCCAAGGAGTTTCCCAGGCTGCGTGCCCTGGCTCCGGCCCTGGCGGAATACGACGGCGCCGCGGAGCTTGATCAGGGACTCACCATCCTGCTCTCCGGGCTGGAGGCACAGCTTTCACGGCAGGCGGCCCGTTCCGGCGCCTGA
- the opgC gene encoding OpgC domain-containing protein, with protein sequence MRAVTSHHHAIWRNRPRSAVAYLATIVIAFLAVLAPAGPAQAAQTAPDNGKPWLGAVLEWGEDTAAGFSDRLGASPAVFGHDITIPFRDSERNDIDGFLQQAAAKGSHALLTVKPSVPLDQLGTSEAEAFAQQVHGLTSGFKGQLLIRFAPDMNTSWVGWGQQPAAYRQAFQAVSKAFKKDDGGRVAMVWSPYLGKDYPFDRSRNAPQPGSDGFALLDTNGDGAWNGSDNAYAPYYPGDDAVDWVGLAAYHDDTAGGAAVNTVPRAGELQEMLTASGGENFYGTYSEGRRKPFLLQTSAFYSPSTGGAPEADIKTGWWDQVVGTATSPGFGRTAAVVWDERTSTRDTGVASISWLLTGSPEIAKAAADRLKASPMVTGPVTDQASTGTYVRANTLSGPAAWTVAAAMLILLVALWQVPRRINAATAWSYQDPSTRDSRVDLLRGMAIVFVVVNHLGMASLFQLLTQEAVGFVSGAELFVLFSGLVVGMVYGPKAKEDIGRVVDLTSRRAGKLYLTALAVLIGVFLLSLLPFFHTEALTTFVDQGTGGAGHNGAGRTYDLYAGMSSLFQFPVPPQVLPAIILLQFGPWQFNVMGLYVVLLLISPLILAALNRGKAVWVLAATLAVYAVGTVTRFRVLPSQFEDSFPLLVWQVLFVLGLVAGYHRRAIISWLSRHIWVVVACTAAAFALAFLSWGNPYLANNYDVRLALMPDAAYRGMYDALFGRTYLAPGRLLNVMVLVVAAYAFLSAYWKPVQRALGWFLIPLGRATLYVFIMHVLLIAVVANIPALQQQSIFLNTAAYAVVLGLLWVMVRTRFLFRIIPT encoded by the coding sequence ATGCGGGCAGTGACATCGCACCACCACGCCATCTGGCGGAACCGTCCGCGTTCTGCCGTCGCCTATCTGGCAACCATCGTCATCGCCTTCCTGGCCGTTCTGGCGCCGGCAGGTCCGGCGCAGGCGGCCCAGACTGCACCTGACAACGGAAAGCCGTGGTTGGGTGCCGTCCTTGAGTGGGGCGAGGATACCGCCGCAGGCTTCAGCGACCGGCTGGGTGCCAGCCCCGCTGTCTTCGGACACGACATCACCATTCCATTCCGTGACTCGGAACGGAATGACATCGACGGCTTCCTGCAGCAGGCCGCAGCCAAAGGCTCCCACGCCCTGCTCACGGTGAAGCCGTCGGTGCCGCTGGACCAGCTCGGCACCAGCGAGGCCGAAGCCTTCGCACAGCAGGTGCACGGCCTCACCTCCGGGTTCAAGGGGCAGCTGCTGATCCGGTTTGCCCCTGACATGAACACCAGCTGGGTGGGCTGGGGCCAGCAGCCCGCCGCGTACCGCCAGGCCTTCCAAGCAGTGTCCAAGGCATTCAAGAAGGACGACGGCGGCCGGGTCGCCATGGTGTGGTCACCTTACCTGGGCAAGGACTACCCCTTTGACCGGAGCCGGAACGCGCCGCAGCCGGGAAGCGACGGGTTCGCTTTGCTGGACACGAACGGGGACGGGGCCTGGAACGGGAGCGATAACGCCTACGCACCGTATTACCCGGGCGACGACGCCGTGGACTGGGTGGGTCTTGCCGCCTACCACGACGACACGGCCGGCGGAGCCGCCGTCAACACCGTGCCCCGGGCCGGTGAACTCCAGGAGATGCTGACAGCCTCCGGGGGCGAAAACTTCTACGGCACCTATTCAGAGGGGCGCCGGAAACCCTTCCTGCTCCAGACGTCGGCCTTCTACAGCCCTTCAACGGGCGGCGCACCCGAAGCCGACATCAAAACCGGCTGGTGGGACCAGGTGGTGGGAACTGCCACCTCCCCGGGATTCGGCCGCACGGCCGCCGTCGTGTGGGATGAGCGCACCAGCACCAGGGACACCGGGGTGGCGAGCATCAGCTGGCTGCTCACCGGAAGCCCGGAGATTGCCAAAGCGGCGGCGGATCGGCTGAAAGCCTCGCCGATGGTCACCGGCCCTGTGACCGATCAGGCATCCACCGGCACTTATGTCCGCGCCAACACACTTTCCGGGCCTGCTGCCTGGACTGTTGCCGCTGCCATGCTCATCCTTCTGGTGGCCCTGTGGCAGGTTCCGCGCAGGATCAATGCAGCCACGGCCTGGAGCTACCAGGATCCTTCCACCAGGGACTCGCGCGTAGACTTGTTGCGCGGCATGGCCATCGTCTTTGTGGTGGTCAACCACCTGGGCATGGCCTCGCTGTTCCAGTTGCTCACGCAGGAGGCAGTGGGCTTCGTGTCAGGCGCAGAGCTGTTTGTCCTCTTCTCCGGACTGGTGGTGGGCATGGTGTACGGGCCCAAAGCCAAGGAGGACATCGGACGGGTTGTGGACCTCACCTCACGCCGGGCCGGCAAGCTCTACCTGACGGCGCTCGCCGTGCTGATCGGCGTCTTCCTGTTGTCCCTGCTCCCGTTCTTCCACACCGAGGCGCTGACCACCTTTGTGGACCAGGGAACCGGCGGCGCCGGGCACAACGGTGCCGGCAGGACTTACGACCTCTACGCGGGCATGTCCTCGCTGTTCCAGTTCCCCGTGCCGCCCCAGGTGCTGCCGGCCATCATCCTGCTGCAGTTCGGGCCGTGGCAGTTCAACGTCATGGGCCTCTACGTGGTGCTTCTGCTGATCAGCCCGCTCATCCTGGCGGCGCTGAACCGTGGAAAGGCCGTTTGGGTGCTGGCGGCGACCCTCGCCGTGTACGCGGTGGGTACGGTGACCAGGTTCCGCGTCCTGCCGTCGCAGTTCGAGGATTCGTTCCCCCTGCTGGTGTGGCAGGTGCTGTTCGTGCTGGGGCTGGTTGCCGGTTATCACCGCCGTGCCATCATTTCCTGGCTGTCCAGGCACATCTGGGTGGTGGTTGCCTGCACCGCCGCGGCGTTTGCGCTGGCCTTCCTGTCCTGGGGCAACCCCTACCTGGCCAACAACTACGACGTCCGCCTGGCGCTCATGCCGGACGCGGCATACCGCGGCATGTACGACGCCCTCTTTGGCCGCACGTACCTGGCTCCCGGCCGCCTGCTCAATGTCATGGTTTTGGTGGTAGCGGCCTACGCATTCCTCAGCGCCTACTGGAAGCCGGTGCAGCGGGCCCTGGGCTGGTTCCTGATTCCACTGGGCCGGGCCACGCTCTACGTGTTCATCATGCACGTGCTGCTGATCGCCGTCGTAGCCAACATTCCGGCGCTGCAGCAACAGAGCATTTTCCTCAACACCGCGGCCTATGCCGTGGTCCTGGGACTGCTGTGGGTGATGGTGCGCACCAGGTTCCTCTTCCGGATCATCCCCACCTGA
- a CDS encoding pyridoxamine 5'-phosphate oxidase family protein, whose protein sequence is MDSRNLPIENLSFDDCWELLDNDTVGRLAIVVDEHPEIFPVNYVVHLRSIVFRTAPGSKLWGARMERPAALEIDGYDSSTERAWSVVVRGDTEIIEDQAVRDAVDGLGLEPWQPGEKANYVRLGAKALTGRRFQVNRPDVWNTRVQDRRRASFE, encoded by the coding sequence ATGGACTCGCGAAACCTGCCGATCGAAAACCTGTCCTTCGACGACTGCTGGGAACTGCTCGACAATGACACGGTGGGCCGTCTGGCCATCGTGGTGGACGAGCATCCGGAAATCTTCCCTGTGAACTATGTCGTGCACCTGCGCAGCATCGTCTTCCGCACGGCTCCTGGGTCAAAGCTCTGGGGCGCCAGGATGGAACGGCCGGCCGCGCTGGAAATCGACGGCTACGACTCCTCCACTGAACGGGCCTGGAGCGTGGTGGTCCGGGGCGACACGGAAATCATTGAGGACCAGGCCGTCAGGGATGCAGTGGACGGCCTTGGCCTGGAGCCGTGGCAGCCCGGCGAGAAGGCCAACTATGTCAGGCTGGGAGCTAAGGCGTTGACAGGGCGTAGGTTCCAGGTGAACCGGCCGGACGTCTGGAACACCCGGGTCCAGGACCGGCGCCGCGCCTCGTTCGAGTAG